One part of the Vigna radiata var. radiata cultivar VC1973A unplaced genomic scaffold, Vradiata_ver6 scaffold_216, whole genome shotgun sequence genome encodes these proteins:
- the LOC106754454 gene encoding uncharacterized protein LOC106754454, with the protein MVTTRNTSTNEAGGVVRALEMRMEEMQRRHEEMQRKHEEEMATVRAECLAQLRDEKERQTGEGSKEAHSSAQGQDDWRKEEQKNTEEEKEKGEENLVLIKPEMPSVPVPFVQAVMDVRISDQFIPPQFKMYDGTSDPEAHVKSFTNAMAFRTGCDAIWCRAFSLSLEGEALEWFNSLPNGSVENFKGLSGMFNEQFATCRPKDVTLVDLMNLKQGKEEPLRTLMDRFTKTVQRVRGLSLEMALQYVMSTLRPGPFKESVCRTLPKTLEELRQRATDEARVEEMKQNYRREMQDAKDKNEGKQQVQPQRPGGVKGRDGPRVPRFPQYTPLNAPRAWIL; encoded by the coding sequence atggtgaccacaagaaacaCGAGCACGAACGAGGCGGGCGGAGTTGTTCGAGCCTTGGAGATGAGGATGGAAGAAATGCAGAGAAGACATGAGGAAATGCAaaggaagcatgaagaggaGATGGCGACCGTACGAGCCGAGTGTTTAGCTCAGCTCCGCGATGAGAAGGAGAGACAAACTGGAGAAGGCAGCAAGGAGGCCCACAGTAGCGCACAAGGTCAAGATGACTGGCGAAAGGAGGAACAGAAGAACACCgaggaggaaaaagagaaaggagagGAAAACCTAGTATTGATAAAGCCAGAGATGCCCTCGGTTCCGGTGCCGTTCGTACAGGCTGTGATGGACGTCCGCATTTCGGACCAGTTCATTCCCCCGCAATTCAAAATGTATGACGGCACCAGTGACCCGGAAGCACATGTCAAGTCATTTACCAACGCCATGGCATTCCGTACGGGATGCGATGCCATATGGTGTCGGGCATTCTCATTGTCCCTCGAGGGCGAGGCCTTGGAGTGGTTCAACTCCCTTCCCAACGGTTCAGTAGAGAACTTCAAAGGACTGAGCGGCATGTTCAACGAACAGTTCGCCACATGCCGACCTAAGGACGTCACTCTGGTCGACTTGATGAATCTGAAGCAAGGAAAGGAGGAGCCGCTCAGAACCCTCATGGACCGGTTCACAAAGACAGTTCAACGGGTCAGAGGTCTGAGCCTGGAGATGGCCCTGCAGTATGTGATGTCGACCCTTAGGCCGGGACCTTTCAAGGAGAGCGTCTGCCGAACCCTGCCTAAAACATTGGAGGAACTACGCCAGCGGGCGACGGACGAGGCAAGGGTGGAGGAAATGAAGCAAAATTATCGAAGGGAAATGCAGGACGCAAAGGACAAGAACGAGGGAAAACAGCAGGTTCAACCCCAACGACCAGGTGGTGTAAAGGGGCGGGACGGGCCCCGAGTCCCTCGCTTCCCCCAGTATACTCCCCTCAATGCCCCCCGGGCCTGGATATTATAG